Proteins co-encoded in one Lichenicola cladoniae genomic window:
- a CDS encoding conjugal transfer protein TraD → MQTRLERARTRDDTRQWVQDRRARTRQLIELGGLVQKAGLVELLEDDRATLLGALLDVADQLHGREEEDPQHLKARWQRRGRRTFENDAAEIA, encoded by the coding sequence ATGCAGACCCGGCTCGAGCGAGCGCGAACCCGTGACGATACCCGCCAGTGGGTGCAGGACCGACGTGCCCGTACCCGCCAGCTGATCGAGCTTGGCGGATTGGTGCAAAAGGCTGGTTTAGTGGAGCTGCTGGAGGATGATCGAGCGACTCTGCTCGGTGCGCTACTCGACGTGGCCGATCAGCTGCATGGGCGTGAGGAAGAGGATCCGCAACATCTAAAGGCTCGATGGCAACGGCGGGGGCGTCGTACGTTCGAGAATGATGCAGCCGAGATAGCGTGA
- a CDS encoding conjugal transfer protein TraD codes for MARKPRDYDAELQTLMERAKKVKSQKTIQLGEIAQMVGADALPLEAFAGALMAALEQSKKQPEAIARWTERGETLFQTGGKRGKQSKSGNPAPASTGNGSAA; via the coding sequence ATGGCCCGCAAGCCCCGTGATTACGACGCTGAACTCCAAACGCTTATGGAGCGCGCTAAGAAGGTCAAGTCCCAGAAGACCATCCAGCTCGGCGAGATCGCCCAGATGGTCGGTGCTGACGCCCTCCCCTTGGAGGCTTTTGCCGGTGCACTGATGGCAGCCCTTGAGCAGAGCAAGAAGCAGCCGGAAGCCATCGCGAGGTGGACCGAACGTGGTGAGACCTTGTTTCAAACAGGGGGCAAGCGGGGGAAGCAGTCGAAGTCCGGCAACCCTGCTCCAGCAAGCACAGGCAACGGCAGCGCAGCTTAG